From one Synechocystis sp. PCC 6803 substr. PCC-P genomic stretch:
- the clpS gene encoding ATP-dependent Clp protease adapter ClpS codes for MATEVLNKPSNSTIRKHAPRYRVLLHNDDFNSMEHVVQTLIQTVAGMTQPQAVDIMMEAHFNGMSLVITCELEHAEFYCETLRSHGLSSTIEPDE; via the coding sequence ATGGCGACCGAAGTTTTAAACAAGCCCAGCAATAGCACAATCCGCAAACACGCCCCCCGTTACCGGGTCTTACTGCACAACGATGACTTCAACTCCATGGAGCATGTGGTGCAAACTTTGATCCAGACGGTGGCGGGCATGACCCAGCCCCAAGCGGTGGACATTATGATGGAAGCCCACTTTAACGGCATGTCTTTGGTGATTACTTGTGAGTTGGAACACGCTGAGTTTTACTGTGAAACCCTGCGGAGTCACGGGCTGTCCAGCACCATCGAACCGGACGAATAG